One Cervus canadensis isolate Bull #8, Minnesota chromosome 1, ASM1932006v1, whole genome shotgun sequence genomic window carries:
- the FGB gene encoding fibrinogen beta chain has translation MISWNFQKFKTMKHLLLLLLCAFIVQAQHSTDYEEEEDDRAKLHLDARGHRPYDKKREEAPSLRPVPPPISGGGYRARPPKSALGQKKVERKPPDADGCLHADPDLGVLCPTGCQLQDTLVKQERPIRKSVEDLRNNVESVSQTSSSTFQYITLLKNMWKERQNQVKDNENVVNEYSSHLEKHQLYIDETVNSNIPTKLRVLRAILENLRSKIQKLESDVSTQMEYCRTPCTVTCNIPVVSGKECEEIIRNGGETSEMYLIQPEDSSKPYRVYCDMKTEKGGWTVIQNRQDGSVDFGRKWDPYKQGFGNIATNAEGKKYCGVPGEYWLGNDKISQLTNMGPTKLLIEMEDWKGDKVTALYEGFTVQNEANKYQLSVSKYKGTAGNALIEGASQLVGENRTMTIHNSMFFSTYDRDNDGWKTTDPRKQCSKEDGGGWWYNRCHAANPNGRYYWGGAYSWDMAKHGTDDGVVWMNWQGSWYSMKKMSMKIRPYFPEQ, from the exons ATGATTTCTTGGAACttccaaaaatttaaaaccatgaaACATCTATTACTGCTACTTTTGTGTGCTTTTATAGTTCAGGCCCAACATTCTACTGACTATGAAGAG GAAGAAGATGACAGAGCTAAG TTACATTTGGATGCCCGTGGTCATCGGCCCTATGACAAGAAGAGGGAAGAGGCTCCCAGCCTGAGACCTGTACCCCCTCCCATCAGCGGAGGTGGCTATCGGGCTCGTCCCCCCAAATCAGCTCTGGGCCAGAAGAAAGTGGAGAGAAAGCCCCCTGATGCTGATGGCTGCCTGCACGCTGACCCGGACCTG GGTGTGTTGTGTCCTACAGGTTGTCAGTTGCAAGATACTTTGGTAAAACAGGAAAGACCAATCCGAAAGAGTGTAGAAGATTTACGTAATAATGTGGAGTCTGTTTCCCAGACCTCTTCGTCCACCTTTCAGTATATAACTCTGCTAAAAAACATGTGGAAAGAAAGGCAGAATCAAGTAAAAG ATAATGAAAATGTAGTAAACGAGTACTCCTCACATCTGGAAAAGCACCAGTTATATATAGATGAGACTGTGAACAGTAATATCCCAACTAAGCTTCGTGTGCTCCGTGCAATTCTGGAAAATTTgagaagcaaaatacaaaaattagaaTCAGATGTCTCAACTCAGATGGAATACTGCCGCACCCCATGTACTGTCACTTGCAATATTCCTGTGGTGTCTGGCAAAG AATGTGAGGAAATCATCAGGAATGGAGGTGAAACATCTGAAATGTATCTTATTCAGCCTGAGGATTCTAGCAAACCATATAGAGTGTACTGTGATATGAAAACGGAAAAAGGAG GATGGACAGTAATTCAGAACCGTCAAGATGGTAGTGTTGACTTTGGCAGGAAATGGGACCCATATAAACAAGGATTTGGAAACATTGCAACCAatgcagaagggaaaaaatactGTGGTGTACCAG gtGAGTATTGGCTTGGAAATGACAAAATTAGCCAGCTTACCAACATGGGACCCACAAAGCTTTTGATTGAAATGGAGGACTGGAAAGGCGATAAGGTGACGGCACTCTATGAAGGATTTACTGTACAGAATGAGGCCAACAAGTATCAACTCTCAGTGAGCAAATACAAAGGAACAGCAGGCAACGCCCTCATCGAAGGGGCTTCTCAGCTGGTGGGGGAGAACCGGACCATGACTATCCACAACAGCATGTTCTTCAGCACGTACGACAGAGACAACGATGGCTG GAAAACTACAGATCCCAGAAAGCAGTGTTCTAAAGAAGATGGTGGCGGATGGTGGTATAACAGGTGTCACGCAGCCAATCCCAACGGCAGATACTACTGGGGTGGGGCGTACAGCTGGGACATGGCGAAGCACGGCACAGATGATGGAGTGGTGTGGATGAACTGGCAGGGCTCCTGGTACTCAATGAAGAAGATGTCCATGAAGATCAGGCCTTACTTCCCGGAGCAGTag